The following coding sequences are from one Ornithodoros turicata isolate Travis chromosome 1, ASM3712646v1, whole genome shotgun sequence window:
- the LOC135372297 gene encoding uncharacterized protein LOC135372297: MDYIRVVIAALLLTGVSAGSTEDSNLFLDIVLEAFLPDLVRNASQDPLPLADIRFDVVNYYIPTHRTTVEFSGGRLIGLASKVRRHGHCTRPRLLAERVTLKCELTLDGVTVTYNGSYRAPGKDGKMQNISVELIVLNTYAVVQVISKEDGTPVLNNFRIPKVNLKLKDTGFSDFAQTDNVRQTLRGRVQSKLTSVLFRKFRKTLEEALQSVLMPIA; the protein is encoded by the exons GAGTATCTGCCGGCAGTACCGAAGACTCCAACTTGTTTCTGGACATCGTTCTGGAGGCTTTCCTTCCTGACCTTGTGAGAAACGCCTCCCAAGATCCTCTCCCGCTTGCCGATATTCGTTTTGACGTTGTCAACTATTACATCCCCACCCACAGAACCACAGTTGAATTCTCTGGTGGACGACTTATCGGGTTGGCCTCCAAGGTTCGCCGACATGGACACTGCACACGTCCAAGGCTGCTAGCTGAGAGAGTCACTCTGAAGTGCGAGCTGACTTTAGACGGCGTCACCGTCACCTACAACGGGTCTTACAGAGCTCCCGGAAAGGACGGGAAGATGCAGAATATTTCCGTGGAGTTGATTGTGCTGAACACTTACGCTGTCGTACAAGTCATTAGCAAAGAAG ATGGCACACCAGTGCTGAATAACTTTAGGATTCCAAAGGTGAACCTGAAGCTCAAAGATACAGGGTTCAGCGACTTCGCCCAGACAGACAACGTGAGGCAGACACTGAGAGGAAGAGTGCAAAGCAAGCTCACTTCTGTACTGTTTCGAAAATTCCGGAAGACCCTGGAGGAAGCATTACAAAGTGTGCTCATGCCTATTGCTTGA